A single window of Malus sylvestris chromosome 5, drMalSylv7.2, whole genome shotgun sequence DNA harbors:
- the LOC126623510 gene encoding vesicle-associated protein 4-2-like: MAIPDQKSSSSSSDGKVWGFFKRPFRTSGNAAVTTSSSSSHNAPHQHSNAHGDGSNQNAANSVSSVARSLLPTRRRLKLDPHNKLYFPCEPGKQVRSAIRIKNTSKSFVAFKFQTTAPKSCFMRPPGAILSPGESLIATVFKFVEVPENNEKLVDQKSRVKFKIMSLKVKGPMEYVPELFDEQKEQVAVEQILRVVFLDPERSTPAMEKLKRQLADADAALEASKQPAEDAGPKIIGEGLVIDEWKERRERYLARQQGEGVDSA; encoded by the exons ATGGCCATCCCTGACCAAAAGTCGTCGTCGTCTTCGTCCGACGGAAAAGTCTGGGGTTTCTTCAAGCGGCCGTTTCGGACGTCCGGGAACGCCGCCGTTACGACGTCGTCCTCGTCGTCGCACAACGCTCCCCACCAGCATAGTAACGCTCACGGCGACGGATCGAATCAAAACGCCGCGAATTCGGTGTCGTCCGTCGCCAGGTCGCTGCTTCCGACTCGCCGTAGGCTCAAGCTCGATCCCCACAATAAACTCTATTTTCCTT GTGAACCCGGGAAGCAGGTTAGGAGTGCCATTAGAATTAAAAACACCAGCAAATCCTTTGTAGCATTCAAG TTCCAAACAACTGCACCGAAAAGTTGTTTCATGCGTCCTCCAGGAGCCATTCTTAGTCCTGGCGAGAGTCTTATAGCGACTG TATTCAAGTTTGTTGAGGTACCCGAGAACAATGAAAAACTAGTGGATCAAAAGAGCAGAGTTAAGTTTAAAATCATGAGCTTGAAGGTGAAGGGACCAATGGAGTATGTGCCTGAGCTG TTTGATGAGCAAAAGGAGCAAGTGGCCGTAGAGCAGATACTACGGGTTGTCTTTCTAGATCCAGAGCGTTCTACTCCT GCTATGGAAAAACTGAAGCGTCAGTTAGCTGATGCTGATGCTGCGCTTGAGGCGAGCAAGCAACCTGCGGAAGATGCTGGTCCAAAGATTATCGGAGAAGGACTTGTCATAGATGAATGG AAGGAGAGGAGGGAAAGATATCTTGCTCGGCAGCAAGGTGAAGGCGTGGACTCTGCATGA
- the LOC126623505 gene encoding sugar carrier protein C: protein MPAVGIPAGGNGKAYVGNLTPYVLVTCIVAAMGGLIFGYDIGISGGVTSMDSFLKKFFPSVYHKKEKDKTTNQYCQYDSQTLTMFTSSLYLAALISSIVAATVTRKFGRKLSMLFGGLLFCAGAIINGAAKAVWMLIVGRMLLGFGIGFSNQSVPLYLSEMAPYRFRGALNIGFQLSITVGILVANVLNYFFAKIKGGWGWRLSLGGAMVPALIITIGSLVLPDTPNSMIERGQHDEAKAKLQRIRGVDDVSEEFSDLVAASEAANKIEDPWRNLLRKKYRPHLCMAILIPFFQQLTGINVIMFYAPVLFNTIGFGADASLMSAVITGSVNVIATMVSIYGVDKWGRRFLFLEGGAQMLICQAVVTACIAAKFGVDGNPGELPKWYAIVVVLFICTYVAGFAWSWGPLGWLVPSEIFPLEIRSAAQSVNVSVNMIFTFIVAQIFLTMLCHLKFGLFLFFAFFVFVMSIFVYYFLPETKGIPIEEMGQVWRTHWYWKRFVSEEDGGGYEMGKAAQPVKNV, encoded by the exons ATGCCTGCTGTTGGTATCCCGGCCGGTGGAAACGGCAAGGCCTACGTCGGAAATCTCACTCCTTACGTTCTTGTCACCTGTATCGTTGCCGCCATGGGTGGTCTGATTTTTGGCTACGATATCGGCATTTCCG GTGGGGTAACGTCCATGGACTCGTTCCTGAAGAAGTTCTTTCCGTCGGTGTACCACAAGAAGGAGAAGGACAAGACGACGAACCAGTACTGTCAGTATGATAGTCAAACGTTGACCATGTTCACATCGTCGCTGTACTTGGCTGCTCTCATATCCTCGATTGTGGCCGCCACCGTGACGCgtaagtttggccggaaactgtcCATGTTGTTCGGCGGTCTTCTGTTCTGCGCCGGTGCTATCATCAACGGCGCTGCCAAAGCTGTCTGGATGTTGATTGTCGGCCGTATGTTGCTCGGTTTCGGCATCGGATTCTCCAATCAG TCAGTGCCACTCTACCTGTCTGAGATGGCGCCCTACAGATTCAGGGGAGCTCTCAACATTGGCTTCCAGTTATCAATCACGGTTGGTATCCTTGTGGCCAATGTGCTGAACTACTTCTTTGCCAAGATAAAGGGTGGCTGGGGATGGAGGTTGAGCTTGGGCGGCGCGATGGTCCCCGCCCTTATCATCACAATCGGCTCACTTGTCCTGCCGGACACTCCCAACTCCATGATTGAGCGCGGTCAACACGACGAAGCCAAGGCCAAGCTCCAACGCATTCGCGGCGTTGATGATGTTAGTGAGGAGTTCAGTGACCTGGTAGCAGCTAGTGAAGCAGCGAACAAAATCGAGGACCCGTGGAGAAACTTGTTGAGGAAGAAGTACAGACCTCACCTCTGCATGGCAATCCTCATTCCCTTCTTTCAGCAGCTCACTGGCATCAATGTGATCATGTTCTACGCGCCGGTTTTGTTCAACACAATCGGGTTTGGAGCTGATGCCTCGCTCATGTCGGCTGTGATCACCGGCAGTGTTAATGTAATTGCAACTATGGTCTCAATCTATGGTGTTGACAAGTGGGGAAGAAGGTTCCTTTTCCTTGAGGGTGGAGCTCAAATGTTGATTTGCCAG GCAGTTGTGACAGCTTGTATTGCAGCAAAGTTTGGAGTGGATGGGAACCCTGGAGAATTGCCAAAGTGGTATGCAATTGTGGTGGTGTTGTTCATCTGCACATATGTTGCTGGATTCGCGTGGTCGTGGGGTCCCCTCGGATGGCTAGTCCCCAGTGAAATCTTCCCGTTGGAAATCCGATCAGCCGCACAGAGCGTCAACGTTTCAGTCAACATGATCTTCACCTTCATCGTGGCTCAAATCTTCTTGACAATGCTCTGCCACTTGAAGTTCGGgctcttccttttctttgcaTTCTTTGTGTTTGTGATGTCAATCTTCGTCTACTACTTCTTGCCGGAGACAAAGGGGATTCCGATCGAAGAGATGGGACAAGTATGGAGGACACATTGGTACTGGAAGAGATTCGTCAGTGAGGAAGATGGAGGAGGTTATGAGATGGGCAAGGCAGCGCAACCTGTCAAAAATGTGTAA